In Hermetia illucens chromosome 1, iHerIll2.2.curated.20191125, whole genome shotgun sequence, one genomic interval encodes:
- the LOC119653518 gene encoding WW domain-binding protein 4: MADYWKSNDRKYCDFCKCWITDNKPSIAFHENGRRHKANVAKRISEISRNSAKSEKEQQKMDQELRKMEDAAMRSYAKDVSSMADLTARSVTAVLGASTSKSIGPQVDPLMPPGDFDPEHEDDSKRVKPRTVKPEAESSMWVEAKSPDGHPYYWNVKTNETIWEAPKEGFMPLDEYNRINEIAVAQQQLQLQEESKQFRENADEIVAKYRREQLKAFRHTDSEATEKKTEQESFKTEEEAQAPTIGAWQVVEEKKEPPPVDLQLPSRPEDDYYIPPAVSNFEPEPPTKKFKEKTVEHLESDVVSSVPATFKKRKIAKGNARQRLDND; encoded by the exons GGCCGATTACTGGAAGTCGAACGACCGCAAGTACTGTGACTTTTGTAAATGCTGGATAACGGATAACAAACCT AGTATAGCCTTTCACGAAAATGGACGACGACACAAAGCAAACGTTGCCAAGCGTATTTCCGAAATCAGCCGGAACAGCGCCAAATCGGaaaaggaacaacaaaaaatgGATCAAGAACTCCGTAAAATGGAAGATGCTGCCATGCGGTCATATGCCAAAGACGTAAGTTCCATGGCAGATCTAACAGCAAGAAGTGTAACTGCCGTACTGGGAGCAAGTACCTCAAAATCCATTGGGCCCCAAGTTGATCCATTAATGCCTCCTGGAGATTTCGATCCCGAACATGAAGACGATAGTAAACGAGTCAAACCTCGTACCGTTAAACCTGAAGCTGAAAGCTCAATGTGGGTTGAAGCAAAGAGCCCAGACGGACATCCTTATTACTGGAACGTGAAAACCAATGAAACTATCTGGGAAGCTCCAAAGGAGGGATTCATGCCACTGGATGAATATAATCGTATCAATGAAATTGCTGTTGCCCAACAACAATTACAGCTTCAAGAAGAATCGAAACAGTTCAGAGAAAATGCCGATGAGATAGTAGCGAAATATCGACGAGAACAGCTTAAAGCCTTCCGACATACGGACTCGGAAGCAACGGAGAAAAAGACTGAGCAAGAGTCTTTTAAAACTGAAGAAGAAGCGCAGGCTCCAACTATCGGAGCCTGGCAAGTTGTCGAAGAAAA GAAAGAGCCACCACCAGTTGATCTACAACTACCATCACGTCCCGAAGATGACTACTACATTCCTCCCGCTGTTAGTAACTTTGAACCTGAACCACccacaaaaaaattcaaagagaAAACAGTCGAGCATCTAGAATCTGACGTAGTAAGCAGTGTTCCTGCAACATTTAAAAAGAGGAAAATCGCAAAAGGAAATGCTAGGCAAAGACTTGATaatgattaa